The Phycisphaeraceae bacterium genome segment GCCGCTCGAGAAGATGGGCCTCGGCGCCGGGAACCGGGGCTTCGATGCGGGCCGGCAGACGCTCGCGCAGAAAGACCTCGTCCGGCTTGAAGCCCGCGGTGCGCACGTTGGCCAGGTTGTTGGCGAGGACGTTCTGACGGTGCATGGCGCCAATCGCCCCGGCGGCGGAGAGGTACAGCCCGTAGTTCACGACGCGGCTCCTTCCAGCACGTGCGAGGGGGAAACATCCACGACCTCAACGGCCGCCCCGGCGCCGAGCACTGTTCTGGCCAGATGCACCGCCGCCGCCGCGTGGGCCAGCCGGATCGCCTCGCAAGCCAGGCGCTCCAGCCGCGCGGCGTTCAGTTCGCCCGCCATCACCTTGCCGGCGTGCTCTCCGATTCGGTGGGCGGTCATTGCATCCTGCGGCCATCGTTCACGCACGTGGACCTCCTTGTCCCTGGCGTTGACGCCCGGGACGATGCAAGCCGCGTGCCTTGCAAACCGGGAGGCCATGCTCGCGGGAATCCCCGCGGATGGCGCTCCGTGAACCGGTCCAGCGGCGCAACTCCCGCGTCCGACGCCGCGCAGAGCGCAAAAACGGCTTCGAGAACCTTTCATGGTCGCCAAGGCGCCACGAAATGTGCGGAAAAGGCGCAAAGCGGTCCGACAGGAAATGCGGTGAAGGAGCATGGGGCGCCGGGCGGTCGGCGGCGACAGGCAGGCGCTCAGTCCTCGATCACCGATTCGAAACAGGGAGCACCGAACTCCCGTCACGCAGTCCTCAGCACTCCCTTCGTGGGGCATGCATGGTCAGTCAGGCGATCAACCTCAACGCAGCCGATGCCTGTCCACACGTGGATCGCAATGACCATCGCTGCGGCCACCGCTTCCGCATCGGGCGGCTGGAGCAGGCGTTCGACGTGTGCTTCGGGGCGTATCACGGCTGCGCGATGTACCATCGCCTCAATCGCGAGATGACCGCCCGGTCCGTTCCCGTCATCACGGTCACCGCCGATGGACACCCCCTCGCCCTTCGACCGACCGGTACGTGACTTCCTGACGTTTCTGCGCGTCGAAGCCGGTCTGGCCCCGGCCACGCTGGAGGCCTACGGGCGCGATCTGGCGGACCTCTCCGAGGATCTGGCCTCGCACGGCGTTTCATCCATCCGGGATGTTCGTGACCGCGACCTCGCCGATCATCTGCGCCGTTTGCGCACCGAGAGGCACATGCAGGCGTCGTCCATCGCGCGGCACCTGGCCACGCTGCGGGTGTTCTTCCGCTTTCTCGCCGCCAACCGGGTGATTCCCGAAGATCCCACGGAACTGCTGGAAACGCCCACGCGCTGGCGGCGTCTGCCGGGCGTGATGAGCCCGCGTCAGATGCAGCAGTTGCTGGCTGCGCCCAGCCCCGAACACGGGGAGCTCTGGCTTCGTGACAAGGCGATGCTGGAACTGATGTACGCCGCGGGGCTTCGCGCCAGCGAGGTGGGCGCCATCCGGCTGGACGAGTATCACGAAACGCTGGGCGTGCTCACCGTGACGGGCAAGGGCTCGAAGCAGCGCATGGTGCCCATCGGCAAGCCCGCGCAGGAGTGGACACGGCGCTACGTGTCCGAGTCGCGCCCCCGGCTGGCGCGGTTCGCGGACGGCCGCGATCAGCGACGTCTGCTGCTCTCCGCCGGGGGACGACCCCTGGAGCGCGTGGCGGTGTGGCAGATTGTCCGCCGCAACGCCCTGCTGGCTGGTCTGCGCGACGTTCACCCGCACAAGCTGCGTCATTCCTTCGCCACGCACCTGCTGGTGGGCGGCGCCGACCTGCGCATCGTGCAGGAACTGCTGGGGCACGCCGACATCGCCACCACGCAGATCTACACCCACGTCGATCGCTCGCGGCTGCGCGACGTGATGAAAAAGGCCCATCCGCGGGCGTGATGGGCCTGAGGGTTGGCCGGTTCCATAGCGCGGCGGGCTCGCCTCGCCGGGTTCACATGGAGTGATCCGGATTGGTGCGGCCGCTCAGCCGGTCGATGCGCCCGATGAGGTCGCGGGCGGCGATGGTGCCCCGCATTTCGCGCACGTCGGCGTCGCCGACCGGTCCATGCACGATCTGGTTGATGATCGGCACCGCGGCCTGCACGAAGGTTCGATCGCGCGGCTCCAGCCGCTCGAGCACCCCGTCGAGCTTCTCCAGCACACGGTCGTACTCGGCGATCTGGCGCACCGTTTCGATGTCAATCATGGACCGCTCATCGGCGTTGACCACGCGCTCCAGCAGCTGCGCCACCTGGTAAAGCGTTTCGCCGTCAGCACGGGTCAGCCGGGGCGCGCCGGCCGCCGCCGGACGATCCACCACGCGATCCACGGACACCGGGAACATGCCCCAGCGGTCCTTGACCAGCAGGTTCTCTCCGTCCGACTCGAGGGGCGATGCGGCGTGCGACATGCTCACCATGTGAGCGCCGCCGGAGCCGTCGCCCGACGTGACCGTCGTCACCGGCGGGCGGTAGCCGTCGTAGATGCCCGAGAAGGCCTCGGCGCCCAGGCGATAGTGAGGTCGGGTGGAGGCGTTCGAGGGCGTGAGCGTCTTGGTGGCGCCCTGATGGGCCGACGCGTCCGCGGGTGAGTTGGACGCGGTCATTGACCCGCCGCCCGACGCCGGCCCCTGCACGGGACGCTGGCCAGCCACGTAGAGCACCACCGCGAAGGCGAGCGACGCCGCCGCCGCCAGCCACCCGGACACCGCGAACCAGCGGGCCTTGAACGAGACCGAAGGCGTCATGAATGACTGAACCCGCGTCGTCTCGGCGAAGACGGCGTCGGCGAAACCGACGGGCAGGGGCTGCTCCGCCTCCAGTGAGAGGGCGTCCCCAAGCAGACCATCCAGTTTTTCGGCGCGGTCGAGCATGGCGGCGCACGCCGAGCAGGTGGCGATATGACGCTCGGCCAGGTGCCGGGTGCGTGCATCCACCACGTCGTCGATCAATCCGGACAACAGCGCCGCCACGTCGCCGCAATCCACCATCACGCCGCCGGTGGCGGGTTCGCTGGAAGTCGTCGGCTCGCGATCAATGTCGTCGTTGAAGGAATCGTGACGCATGGCTGACCTCACGCATGCTTGAACTTGTACACCACGCCGCCGCGCTGCTGCCGGGCTTCCTGCTCGAGGGCATCCATTTCCTCGCGCAGCGCGGCACGGGCGCGGTTCAACCGACTCATCACCGTCCCGACCGGCACCCCCAGATGCTCGGCGATCTCCTCGTAGCCCATGTTCTCGAAGGCCCGCAGGATCAAAATCGCCCTCTTGGATTCATCCAGTCGATCCATCGCCTGGCGGATGCGAGCCACCGAGTCGGCATCATCCACCTGCTCGTACTCGCGGTGCTGGACGAGCAGGGCTGGATCGCTGGAAAACTCCGGCATGGCGCCGGGGCGCCGGCCGCGCTTGAGGTGGTTGATCGAAAGATTCGTCACCACGCGACGAAGCCAGGAGCTGAAGGCCACCTCGCCCGCCTCGGGCGGCTGGCGCCAGAGCTTGACGAAGGCCTCCTGAACGATCTCCTCGGCCTTGTGACGGTCGCGGCAGATGCCGGTGCTCAGCGCGATGAGCCGCGGACCCAGACGGGTCATCCACTCGCTCAACTTGGCTTCGCTGATGGCGTGTGCCACGGCAGCCGCTCCACGTCTCCCCGGTGGGGCGGCCGACTGACCGCCGCTTTGAAAGACCCGTCATCCATCCGGGTATTCCGTGCGATTCGAGGAATCGTCGCCGCCGGAAAGGTCCGAGAATCTTACTCGCCAGGACGCCCGTAGCCCCGCGCTCCCGGGGCCTGAGGTCGGAACTTCTCATCCAGCAAGGGGTTGAGGTCCGTCACCTCATCCGAACCAACACGTCCCGGCAGCTCCAGACGACGCTGGCCCTCACCCCCCCACCAGAGATTCGACTCGAGCACGAAGGAACCGGCATCCACACCCGGACCGATGTTCCACGGCTGGCGGATCGTCTCCTGGTTCCAGACCACGAGATTGGACGTCAGCACTCCCCGCTGGCACGGGCCGAACCGGGAGTCATCCGTCTCCTGCAGGATCCGGAAGGCCCACATCCGGGGGTTGACCACCGTACAGGCATGCACCGTCACGCCGCGCGCCCCCACGAAGGCCACCGCGCAATCGCCTCCCACGAAAAGGCATCGTTCGATGGTGATCCGCTCCGCTTCGAAGCGTGATCCGGGCGCGGCGTCGACGGGCACGGGGGGACGGAAGAACCGCAAACCCGTCGATCCGCCCGCGTTGATCGCGCGCTTGCCGGCATCGCGGAAGATGCATTCGAGAATCGTGATGTCCGTCGATCCGCCCTTGGCCTGCACACCGTTGTCCTGGCTGAAGTCGAGCAGCCCCCTGAACTCGCAGCGCTCAATGGTCACGTCCTTGCAGCCCACGAGATCCACGGCCGACCCGCCCCACCCCTCAACGATGCATTCGATCAGGTACACGCCGGAGAGGCCGGAAATCTTGATGCCGTCGTGGTTGCCCACCGGACCCGTGCGCAGCACGCTCACGCGCTCCAGCCGCACATTGGCGGGCCATGGCTGGGCATCGGGGGTCTTGTCGGGGTCGATCCCACCGTCATCCATGTTGATGCCGTTGCCGCTGGCGCCGACCACCTGGATGTCGCGGATGATGACGTGACGCGGCCGGACGAGGTGAAGCCCCTGCTCGCGCGCCCCGATCAGGACCGGATGATCCCGACTGAGGGGTCGGATGATGATCGGCTTGTCCGACGCGCCGTGCAGATCCTCGAAGTACGCCGCGATGTGCCGCCCCGGCATGAGCACGATTTCATCGCCCGGCTTGAGGCGCGGCGCCAGTCGAGACCAGTCGTCGCCCGGTGAGACCAGGTGCTGCGTCGCCCACGCCGAGAGCGTGAGACAACCCGTCCCGACAACCGTCAACGCTTGCCGAAGAATCGACATCATGCCATCATCCCCCGCGTACTGGATGGCGGAGTGACCTGAAGCACACTGCATGGTTCATCGAACCGCGCCTCGGCGTCCTTCAAAAACGCTGGGAAAAGCAGGGTTGTGCCGGATGAAAAGGTCGTCCGGCCGCTCCGCACCACCCGATCACCTCGCCCGGACACCACCACGCCGCGCCCGCGCGTGACGATCCAGATCACCGGAACGCCATTGGTCACGATGGGCAGGGTCGCTTCCCCGGTGGCGTCCAACCGTTCAATGCTGAAGAACGTCGTCACGCACAGGGGCGTGGTGCGGAACCCCCGCACCTCGTACGGTTCGAGGAATCGCGATGAAGGCGACGATGGCGCGGGGAAGGTCATGCATGCCAGCGCCTGCTCGACGTGCAGCGCCCGTTCCGTCCGGCCCCAGTCGAAGACGCGAAAGGTCGTATCGCTGGGCGTCTGCACTTCCGCCACCAGCACACCTGCTCCGAGTGCATGACATGTGCCGCTGGGCAGGTAATGGCATTCGCCCGCCGCCGCGGGCACGGCGATCAGGTCGGCCACCACCTCACCCGTGCGAATGTGACGCTCAAACTGCTCCCGCGTCACACCGGGCCGAACACCCTTGTAGATCACCGCGCCCGGCTCGGCCTCCAGCACCACCCACGCTTCGGACTTCAGATGCGCCTCCGGATGCGACGCGGCATAGGCCTCATCCGGATGCACCTGCACCGACAGGTTCTCCCGTGCATCCAGGAACTTGATCAGCAGCGGGAATCCGCCCTCCGGCGAGAGCGACGCCCGACCCATGATCGCCTCCCGGTCATCGGCGATGACCTGATGCAGCGTCCGCCCCGCCCACGGGCCATCGGCAATCACGCTTCGCCCGTCGGGAATCGACTCGGGCAGGTCGGCCACCTCCCACGATTCGCCGATCAGTTCGCCCGCGGGCAACAGTTTGCCGTACCGCTCCAGCCGACGACCGCCCCACACCTTGGGTTTGAGGAGGGGGCGAAAGGTCAGCGGCGTGTCGGGCCTGATCGTCATGGGTCATCCGTGACTGGCGACGCGGGATCGCTCTCCCTCGGGCAGACATCATGGGGCCGCCACCGGCTCACCGCATTGCACCGAGAAAAGTTGCGCTGGATTCCGGTGGGCTGATGCGGTTCCGGCATCCAAGAATAGGGGCATCGAGGGGGATGCGTCGGACGAAAGGTACGTCATGATCAACACTCTCTCCCGCCTGATGATCGGTTCGGTGCTCATCGCGTTGAGTTTCAGTGCCGCCGCGCAGGTGGTGGTCAACATGCCGCCGCCTCCGGCTCGGTCTGCATCCGGCGAGGCGCGCGACGCGACGACCGCCTCATCGACCGCCACGGAAACGGGCCTGCTGGCGCTGAGCCGCTACGTGGGCGCGCAGGTCAGCCCCACCATCACCACGGCTCCCGCGTCCGGTCCGTTGGCGTACGCCTACGGCCTGAGCACCCGGTATCGCTCGATTGGTTGGGATGGCTGGCATGGGTGGTACGGCGGCCCCGGGTGCTGGGGCTGGCCGATCATCGTGCATCCGAAACACCCGATCGTGCCGGGACACGGGCACTGTCCGCCGGACTTCTTCTCCGGCAGTTTCAAGTACAGCGGGTCGAAGTGGAACATCCGCCTGCGGTTCTGAACCAACGGCATGCCGCTACGCCACCGCGCCGCGGCCCTGCTGATCGTTCACTACCATGCCCGTGATGGTGGCCTCGAAGGCGATCTGATCGTCCACGATGCCCTGCACGCGGCTGACGAACCGCCGCGGCTGGAATTTCTCTTCCTTCGCCAGCAGCAGAAGCCGGTCGCCCGGCACCACCTGCGCCCTGAACGACGTGTCATCCACGCGCGTGAAAGCCAGAAAGCGGGATTCTCTGGTTCGATACCGGTACAGCACGCTCGCCAACTGTGCGGCGGCCTCGATCATCAGCACGCCGGGCAGCAATGGACGACCCGGAATGTGCCCCGGCACCCAGAACTCATCCGGCCGCACGTTCTTGACGCCGAGAATCCGCGTGTAGTCGGGGGAATGCCAGATCACGTGATCCAGATGGCGCATGTGCCCGCACTGCGGATTGAGACGCCCGATTTCCTCCGGCGTGACGGCGACCTGGTTCAGGTCGATTCCGGACATGTCAAACAGGGGCTGAGCCGGCAAGCGGTGAATCTCCTTGGAATGACACGCTGCGTCAGTCGTGAATGCAGGCCAGGGGTGAACCTGACCAATGTCGCCTGACCGCGACTGCCGCTCGGTCGGAACGGCCTGCGCCCCCCTTGCGTGGGATGGAGGATGCCTGGAGGCGCTTCGCTCGACCGCCGGAGCCGGATCAGCCGCCCGTCGCGCCGCCGGCCTCGCGAGTTTCGAGGATCTTGATGCGAACCTCCTGCGCGGCGTTTTTGATCTCCTGCATCTGCTTGCGGACGCGCGTCCCGGCGGCCTTGTTGCCGCCCTGGGCCTTCTGCACGTCCTCTGCCGCTTCCTGCACGAGCTTCACCAGTCGGTCGTACGCTTCCATGATCGATTCTCCTGGCCGGCTGGCCTGCACGTCGATGGCCGGGCCATCCGCCCTGCCTGAACCCCACCGGTGCAGATGGTAGGCATGAGGCGCCCCACGCGCCAAGGTCCGGGAATGTCGATGATTCCATGTTCTCGCCCTGATGCGAGGCGCCATGGTGTGTCAAGAAAGCGACCCGCCGAGGGGCGGGTCGCGTGGGTGCTTCACAGGTCAGCACGCTGCTCACGTTCAAGCGCGGCGGCGACGACGAGCCGTGACGCCCGCCAGACCGAGCAGCGCCAGAGCACCGGGCGCGGGGATCTCGGTGTCGATGAAGAGCTGCCACTGCGCGGCTCCGGAGAAGCCGAAGCTGTAGTGGTTGGCCTGCTGGCCGTCATAGACCAGCGCCCCGCCGAGGGCCACCTGCCCGCCGAACTTGCTGGTCAGGTAGGCCAGACCGGCGGCGTTGAGGTTGATGTTCACCGTGGTGCCGTTGGTTCCGGCGCCGATGTTGATGCTGGCGATCATCGACCCGTTCGCCAGATCGGCGAAGGTGTTGAGCGTGTTGCCGGTGGCGTTGACCAGGTCGGAGATGCTGCCCTCGTAGGTCCACATGTTGTAGACGGCATTGGGGCCGGAGAACCCGCCACTCGGCTGGAAGATCGACACGGTGGCGGCCACCGCCTGCCCGGAGAAGCTCGACAGGTCGAAGACACCGAAGTTGTGGTAGATGTCCGCGCCAAGCTTGCCCGTGATGTAGTTGGTGTTGGTGGTGCTGTGGACTCCGAGACTGTTGTACCAGCCCTGGTCGATCCACGGCGCCAAGCCGCCGCCCGCGGATGCCGCGCCCGCCACCAGCGCTGCGGCCGCCCCGCTCAGAACAGTCAGTTTCTTCATGACTCGCCACTCCTCTAGAACGAGCGCCGCCAGGACACACGCCCAATCGACGTTCGCGGTGATGAACGAACACCTCCGACAACCCGTGCGACACCGCACAGCCCCGAAACTGAACCGTCCACCGGAAGAACCAAGATTGTGTCAGAGAACCCCCTCTGACCAGCGGCAAACGTGGCCGCACCACCCCCAGACCGCTTCATCATGCCACTGGGCGGCACACTGTCAAGAGCCCTGATTCGTTTTTGAAGGCGATTTCACGCGACCAAGGCGCTCCCCACATCCCATGATGACCAGAAGCACCGCAACACCACCCATACCGCATGTGAAAATGGATAAAACGACGCGTCCGGTCAAGGGCGTTACCTCTTCAGGGAGGGAGCGACCCGACGGATGCATCAAGAAGGCAGCATCACCGCGCAGCCGACCTCAGCGGCTGGCGGTGCGGCTGCGGCGCGTGACAGATGAACCGTCACACCATCATCGGCTTGTAGATCGAGATGTGCGCGCCTTGCGGGTCGCGGATGCACGCCATGCGGCCCACGGAGGGAACGTCCATGGGCGGGTACACGAGCGAGCCGCCGAGCTCGACGGCCCTGGTCGCCACCGCATCGACGTCATCCACCATCACGTACAGCTGCCAGTGAGGCGGCACGCCTTCCATGCCCGGCTGGAAGGCCATCATCCCGCCGTGCTGCTCGTTGGAGCCCTGTTGAATCAGGTGATAGGTGAACCCCGGCATCTCCTTGGCATGGTAACCCCATCCGAAGAGTGCGCCGTAGAACGCCTGCGCGCCGGCGACGTCGGTGGTCATCAGTTCATGCCACACCCAGTCGCCCGCCACGGGCATGGGCGGCGGGGCTGGCGCAGCCGCGGCGGCGCGCGGGGCCTTCCTGGCGGCCTTCTTCTTCGCAGGGGCCTTCTTGGCCGGCTTTTTCATTGACTTCTTCACCGGCTTCCCGGTCGCCTTCTTCGCGGCCTTCTTCTTCGACTTCTTCTTCGCCATGTGCGTTCCTTTCGTGGATTGTCCCCGTTCCCCGGCGCATCGACTCCGCCCCTCCACACCGATGCGGATGATACCGTGCGGCGCGAAAGTCAACAGCGCTTTCGAGGATCGGAACCAATCGAGAGCGAATAGGATGCAAGGCGCAAGGGCCGCCTCCTCACCGTTGTCTTGATGGGTTCCACCATGCCGACACACGTCTCCGCCGACGCGCCCGCTCAAGCACCGCCGCGAGGCACGTCACGCACACCCCCGCGCGCCCCGCGCGGCTCGATCAAGACCTGCAAGACCTGGCAGGCCGAGGCCGCCATGCGGATGCTGATGAACAACCTTGACCCCGAGGTCGCCGAGCGCTGGCAGGATCTGGTCGTCTACGGCGGACGCGGTCAGGCCGCCCGCGACTGGGCGTGCTACGACGCCATCATCAAGTGCCTCAAGGAGTTGGAGTCGGATGAGACCTTGCTCGTCCAGTCCGGCAAGCCGGTCGGCGTCGTTCGCACCACCACCGACTCGCCCCGCGTCATCATCGCCAACTCCAACCTCGTCCCCCACTGGGCCACGCAGGAGGTCTTCGATGATCTCGCCGCCAAGGGGCTGACCATGTTCGGCCAGATGACCGCCGGGTCGTGGATCTACATCGGCACGCAGGGCATTCTTCAGGGGACGTATGAAACCTTCGCCGAGTGCGCCCGGCAACACTTCGCCGGACCAGGACATCCCGCGGGCGGCACGCTCAAGCACACTCTCACCGTCACCGCGGGGTGCGGCGGCATGGGCGGAGCCCAACCGCTGGCCGTCACGATGAACGGGGGCGTCTGCCTGATCGCCGAGATGTGCCGCGAACGACTGGAGAAACGCGTCCACGACCGCTACCTCGATGAGATCAACGCCGACCCCACGCCCGATGCCGCCATCGACCGCGCCATGCACGCCAGGCAGCAGGGCGAAGCCGTCTCCATCGGCTGGCTCGGCAACGCCGTGGACCTGCTCAAGCGGCTCATCGACCGCGCCATCACGCCCGATGTGCTCACCGACCAGACTTCCGCCCACGATCCACTCAACGGCTACTACCCGGAAGGTCTCTCGCGCCACAAGGCCGACGCCCTGCGCGTCGCCGACCCGAAGGAATACACGCGACGAGCCATCGACACCATGACGCGCCACGTCGAACTCATGGTGAAGCTCCAGCAGCGCGGGGCGGCCACCTTCGACTACGGCAACAACATCCGCCAGCGCGCCGTCGAGAACGGGCTGCCGCGCGAACAGGCCTTCGCCTTCCCCGGCTTCGTGCCTGCGTACATCCGCCCGCAGTTCTGCCTCGGCCGCGGCCCCTTCCGCTGGGTGGCGCTGTCGGGCGACCCCGAGGACATCCGCGTGACTGATGAGGCGGTGCTGGATCTGTTTCCGGTGGAGGGGGGTTTCACCACGGAGGACACGTCGCACTACCGCCACGGCCTGCACCGTTGGATTCGCGCCGTACAGAAGCGCTTCGGCGCGGGCAAGCAGGGGCTTCCCGCCCGCATCTGCTGGCTCGGTCTGGGCGAGCGGCATCTGGCGGGGCTGAAGTTCAACCAACTCGTGCGCGAAGGCAAGGTGAAAGCGCCCATCGTCATCGGACGCGATCACCTCGATTGCGGCTCGGTCGCCAGCCCAAACCGCGAAACAGAAGCGATGCTCGACGGTTCCGACGCCATCAGCGACTGGGCGCTGCTCAATTTCGCCGTCAACGCCGTGAGCGGCGCTTCGTGGGTTTCCTTCCACCACGGCGGCGGCGTGGGCATCGGCTACTCGCAGCACGCCGGGCAGGTCATCGTCTGCGACGGCACGCCCGAAGCCGATGAACGCATCCGCCGCGTGCTGACCAACGACCCGATGATGGGCATTTTCCGACACGCCGATGCGGGGTACGAGCTGGCGATGCAGTGCGCGACGGAGCAAGGCGTGAAGGTGCCGATGCCGCCGCGTCGCTGATGCGGTCTTTCCGTTCGCTCTTCGGCATCTGGACGCCCTCGCCGCCGCGGCCAATAATGCATCTCTGGACGCGGCCGTGTGCCAGAGTGGACAAATGGAGCGGATTGCAAATCCGTTGGCGCAAGCCTTCGTGGGTTCGAATCCCACCGCGGCCTGTCTCGGGCGGCATGGTTGTTTCAGCCATGCCGTTCTTTTGCGCAAGCCAGGCGCGCTGGATGGACGAAACGTGGCGGTCCGGCGGAACTTCGGAAGGTGCGACGATCTGGGCGGGCATGGGCCTTTCAGCCGATGTTCATGCAACCACGCCGCCCGACCGACGTAGGACGGATGGAAGGAGCGGTCAGGGGTTGCCGGTTGTGGGCCGTTGAACCTTGGTTGCCGACGGATGGCCGACGAGGGAAACGGACCATCGATCGGTTCGTCGGCTCCCGGCTGGCGGCATGATCCCGCATGGCTCGGTCATGATTGACTTGACACCCCATCTCAAGGGACGGCTCGGGGCATCGCTTCTGAGCTGCGTCATGGTCGCGACCGGCCTCGTCACCTGGTCGTCGAACGGAACGCCCGCAGGCCGCGCTTCCGCACCCCTTCACACACCCCCCTCCACCACAACGTCACCGCCCCCAGCGCGGAATCAGGACGATGGGCGCACGTTCCTCACCGTGGGCGACCTGGCGCCTTCACTGTCGATCGAACACTGGGTCAAGGGCGATGAAATCACGTCGTTTGGCGCCGGGCGTCTGCACGTCGTGGTCTTCTGGGCCACATGGTGCCAGTACAGCCAGGCGGCGATCTCGGTGCTGTCCGACGTGCAGGCGGCCTATGCGAACGATGGCCTGACGGTCGTGGCGGTGAGCGATGAGCGACTGCAGAAGGTGGTGGAGTTCCTCTCGCGGGGCGATTGGTTCACGAAGGCCGGCTTCACCATCGGCACCGATCCCGATCTCTCCACCCAGCGGGCCTTCATGGACGCGACCGGTCTGGGGGACATTCCCGCGGCGTTTCTGATCGGGCGGGATGGCGTCATCGAGTGGATCGGACACCCCTTCTACCTGAAGGTGGTCCTTCCCAAGGTGCTGGACGGCTCGTGGGATCGCGCCGTCGCCCGCGCCAAGTTTGAGGAGCGCATGGCCATCCCGCGGGCGCGCTACCCGTGGCAGCAGAAGATGAAGGAGCCCTTCGCCAAGCGCGACTGGGAGACGCTGCTGAAACTCTTTGACGAAGCCATCGCTGCCGACCCCAGGCCCAGCGACCTGAAGATGCAGAAATTTCTGCTGCTGATCGGGGAGATGGGGCGACCGAAACAGGGATACGAGTACGGACGCGAACTGATCCGAGACTTCTGGAACGATGCGCGGCTGCTGAACAACCTGGCATGGTTCGTGGTGGATGGAGAGGGCGTGACGGAGCGCGATCACACCTTTGCCCGCAAGGCGGCGGAGCGGGCGGCGGAGCTCGTGGAGCACAATGATCCCGCCGTGCTCGACACCCTGGCGCGGGTGTGCTTCGAGCAGGGCGATCTGGCGCTGGCGGTCAAGTGGTCGCGCCGGGCGGTGGAGCACTCCAAGCCCAACGACCCGTTCGCCGAGGGCATCCGGGCCGCACGGGATCGCTACGAGGCCGCCGCACGCGAGAAGGGCATTCGACCGCCCAAGGAGTCTCCCGCTCCCTGAGGCCTTGCTGGTAACCGTTGGCTCCCCCGGCGGCGAGTCGTCGATGTTGGGGTACGTGCCGCATTCACGAATCCGGCGGAATACTCGCCCCCGTGCGTCCATATCTGTCGCCATGACTGCAAGGTGTCAGCCCGATCACGACATTCCTTCTGATGTTCCTCCGCACAAGCTCTCCGTGCTGAAGATCTTGTCGCCACGGCCTTTGCGATTCGGCGGCTGACGTAGTCCCTGGAAGGACGCATGCACGCCGTCACGCAGGGGCTACGTCCGAAGCAACCGGCCAGCCGCTTGCCGCGAATGGAAGATCGCCCAATCCGTCGATTCACACGCCGCTTGACAAGTCCATCCTGCCATTTCCGAACAAGACGGCATGTGCCTGTACGAGCGAATGAAACCGTCGGTCGCCGGGTGAGTAGAACTCCCGTGAATTCCACGCGGCGGTGCGCCGCCTGAACAAGCCCCACTCTGCACGAGCGTCGGACCGCTCAGATTCCGACGCTCCAACCCCAGGAG includes the following:
- the hutU gene encoding urocanate hydratase; protein product: MPTHVSADAPAQAPPRGTSRTPPRAPRGSIKTCKTWQAEAAMRMLMNNLDPEVAERWQDLVVYGGRGQAARDWACYDAIIKCLKELESDETLLVQSGKPVGVVRTTTDSPRVIIANSNLVPHWATQEVFDDLAAKGLTMFGQMTAGSWIYIGTQGILQGTYETFAECARQHFAGPGHPAGGTLKHTLTVTAGCGGMGGAQPLAVTMNGGVCLIAEMCRERLEKRVHDRYLDEINADPTPDAAIDRAMHARQQGEAVSIGWLGNAVDLLKRLIDRAITPDVLTDQTSAHDPLNGYYPEGLSRHKADALRVADPKEYTRRAIDTMTRHVELMVKLQQRGAATFDYGNNIRQRAVENGLPREQAFAFPGFVPAYIRPQFCLGRGPFRWVALSGDPEDIRVTDEAVLDLFPVEGGFTTEDTSHYRHGLHRWIRAVQKRFGAGKQGLPARICWLGLGERHLAGLKFNQLVREGKVKAPIVIGRDHLDCGSVASPNRETEAMLDGSDAISDWALLNFAVNAVSGASWVSFHHGGGVGIGYSQHAGQVIVCDGTPEADERIRRVLTNDPMMGIFRHADAGYELAMQCATEQGVKVPMPPRR
- a CDS encoding redoxin domain-containing protein, which encodes MVATGLVTWSSNGTPAGRASAPLHTPPSTTTSPPPARNQDDGRTFLTVGDLAPSLSIEHWVKGDEITSFGAGRLHVVVFWATWCQYSQAAISVLSDVQAAYANDGLTVVAVSDERLQKVVEFLSRGDWFTKAGFTIGTDPDLSTQRAFMDATGLGDIPAAFLIGRDGVIEWIGHPFYLKVVLPKVLDGSWDRAVARAKFEERMAIPRARYPWQQKMKEPFAKRDWETLLKLFDEAIAADPRPSDLKMQKFLLLIGEMGRPKQGYEYGRELIRDFWNDARLLNNLAWFVVDGEGVTERDHTFARKAAERAAELVEHNDPAVLDTLARVCFEQGDLALAVKWSRRAVEHSKPNDPFAEGIRAARDRYEAAAREKGIRPPKESPAP